A region of Allocoleopsis franciscana PCC 7113 DNA encodes the following proteins:
- a CDS encoding PAS domain S-box protein — protein MLALLANLLLERFIPHGHCYLWKPGLVGLHLVSDVLIALAYYSIPLTLLHFVRKRHDLPFSWIFQLFGAFIIACGTTHIMEVWTLWHPHYWLSGLIKAMTAVVSVSTAVLLVPLIPKALALPSPAQLEAANRHLETEIREHAATTTQLKQALQRLTFHVENSPLAVIELNHDFRVQRWSKQAEKLFGWQAEEVLNHCLDEGQFVFEEDLPQVQQDMSHLLNGNVPHIVGQNRNYTKDGSVIYCQWYNSALWDCSGKLVSILSLALDVTERTRAEQALKESETRYRTLVETSPDAISVCELNGKLLFCNRQVALLHGYESETEILGRFACELIAPEKRSIAALCLEKVLQHGSIRDVEYTMIRKDGSRFPAEVSASLIRDAQGQPQAIIGLVRDITDRKFAEDSLKKGKEDLEVQVEQRTAQLRLVNDHLLVEIQERALAEEALRKSEARLNQALCAAQMGAWDWDMMSDRMTWSEGTETLFGLMPGALAGSYDACLDYLHPDDRPTVLQALRRTVETGTDYDVEARLIDPNGSTRWVASKGALIRNSNGTAVRMTGTLMDITKRKQIELALERERQQLRQIIACAPIAMAMFDTQMRYLAYSQTWITEQGLERQSILGCSHYDIFPDIPECWRSEHQRALQGEVISVSEDVWKRSDGTKVYLRWAIHPWYLPEGEVGGIVIATDRINELVEAREAALEAARLKSQFLANMSHEIRTPMNGVLGMAGLLLQTPLTPQQLEYASTIRSSAEHLLTVINDILDFSKLEAGEMQLESIDFELDSCIESVVDVLAAQAHEKGLELAMWISSDVPKMLKGDPNRLRQILLNLVGNAVKFTDVGQVLVKVSVSRERGTQTDISETQLPITHYPFPSYLRFEVTDTGIGISAKDQEKLFQSFSQVDASTTRQYGGTGLGLVICKQLVELMGGEIGVESALNQGSKFWFTASFDSPTVGEAAACPLVLHKLKLLVVSAQTTTRQALCAALHRSIRLNDSAVPAGWLSDSWEMQVDEAVDTLTTLNALRLSVAQGNPYHLAILDLQLPKPQGAILVPMIRCDPTLAQTKLIVMTTSDRLDTVQELEGMDISGYLIKPVRASRLLDCLVSAFAPQEPENQSRVSCEPKEATAQNPKPAKSALKILLVEDHEVNQMVTLNQLAMLGFEADCVGNGEEAIAQLTQQNYDLVLMDCQMPILDGYDTTQEIRRREGSERHTTIIALTAHALPNDRQKCIDAGMDDYLSKPIAQEALGAMIERWTKHTVKPTVADTNSEITHNPQLSTLSLDEIPLDLERLKAISRGKVTFQQQLVQAFIKNAQPGLEQIRLAIPVKDFEIIMQQAHRLKGASANVGVRLMPEVAAQLEQQARKENLTGATEKLEALESQLDRVKAFVEKGWMESAMG, from the coding sequence ATGTTGGCACTGTTAGCGAACTTGCTGTTAGAACGGTTTATTCCTCATGGACATTGCTACCTCTGGAAGCCAGGACTGGTAGGACTCCATTTAGTCTCCGATGTTCTCATTGCTCTGGCTTACTATTCCATCCCCCTGACGCTGCTCCATTTTGTTCGTAAGCGACATGACCTGCCTTTTAGCTGGATCTTCCAATTATTTGGGGCATTCATCATCGCTTGTGGCACAACCCACATTATGGAAGTGTGGACACTGTGGCATCCCCATTATTGGTTGAGTGGATTGATCAAGGCGATGACGGCAGTTGTCTCTGTCTCTACAGCGGTGCTATTGGTGCCGTTAATTCCTAAAGCCTTAGCGTTGCCGAGTCCCGCTCAGTTAGAAGCGGCTAATCGTCATTTAGAAACAGAAATTCGAGAACATGCGGCGACAACCACTCAGTTGAAACAGGCACTCCAGCGGTTGACCTTTCATGTAGAAAACTCACCCCTAGCGGTGATTGAGTTGAACCATGACTTTCGAGTCCAGCGTTGGTCCAAACAGGCGGAAAAGCTGTTTGGCTGGCAGGCAGAGGAGGTGTTGAACCATTGTCTGGATGAAGGGCAATTTGTGTTTGAGGAAGACTTGCCGCAGGTGCAACAAGACATGAGCCATTTACTCAATGGCAATGTACCCCATATTGTGGGGCAAAATCGTAACTATACCAAAGATGGCTCAGTCATCTATTGTCAGTGGTACAACTCGGCACTGTGGGACTGTTCGGGTAAACTTGTCTCCATCCTGTCCCTGGCTTTAGATGTTACGGAACGTACCCGTGCCGAACAGGCGCTCAAAGAAAGTGAAACCCGCTATCGAACTTTGGTAGAAACCTCGCCCGATGCGATTTCGGTCTGCGAGTTGAACGGGAAACTCCTGTTCTGTAACCGCCAAGTGGCTCTATTACATGGGTATGAGAGTGAGACAGAAATCCTGGGACGATTTGCCTGTGAATTAATTGCGCCCGAAAAGCGCAGCATTGCCGCTTTATGTCTTGAGAAGGTTCTCCAACACGGCAGTATCCGAGATGTGGAGTATACCATGATCAGGAAAGATGGTAGCCGTTTCCCGGCGGAAGTGAGTGCCTCCTTAATCCGAGATGCACAGGGACAGCCTCAAGCCATTATCGGCCTTGTCCGAGACATCACCGATCGCAAATTCGCCGAAGACAGCCTGAAAAAAGGCAAAGAAGATTTAGAGGTACAAGTCGAACAGCGAACGGCACAGTTGAGGCTGGTGAATGACCATCTCTTGGTGGAAATTCAAGAGCGTGCTCTAGCCGAAGAAGCGCTCCGCAAAAGTGAGGCAAGGCTGAATCAAGCGCTGTGTGCGGCTCAGATGGGGGCTTGGGATTGGGATATGATGAGCGATCGCATGACCTGGTCGGAAGGTACAGAAACCCTGTTTGGTCTGATGCCTGGAGCCTTGGCGGGTAGCTATGATGCTTGTTTAGACTATCTGCATCCGGATGACCGACCCACTGTGCTTCAAGCCTTGAGGCGTACCGTCGAGACAGGCACAGATTATGATGTGGAAGCTCGATTGATTGACCCAAATGGGTCAACTCGCTGGGTTGCCAGTAAAGGGGCGCTGATCCGTAACTCGAATGGTACCGCCGTTCGCATGACGGGTACCCTGATGGACATCACCAAGCGCAAGCAGATTGAGTTGGCTTTAGAACGAGAGCGTCAACAACTGCGGCAAATCATCGCCTGTGCCCCTATTGCCATGGCGATGTTTGATACTCAAATGCGCTATCTGGCCTACTCTCAAACCTGGATAACGGAGCAAGGGTTGGAGAGACAATCGATTTTAGGTTGTAGCCACTACGACATCTTTCCAGACATTCCAGAGTGTTGGCGATCTGAACACCAGCGTGCTTTGCAAGGAGAAGTCATCTCTGTCAGTGAAGATGTCTGGAAACGCAGCGATGGGACAAAAGTTTACCTGCGTTGGGCGATTCATCCCTGGTACCTTCCAGAGGGTGAAGTGGGCGGTATTGTGATTGCCACGGATCGGATTAACGAGTTGGTGGAGGCACGAGAAGCCGCTCTAGAAGCGGCACGGCTCAAGTCCCAGTTTCTCGCCAACATGAGTCACGAAATTCGCACCCCCATGAATGGTGTATTGGGGATGGCGGGGTTATTGTTGCAGACGCCGCTTACGCCTCAACAGTTGGAATATGCCAGTACCATCCGTAGCAGTGCAGAACACCTGCTGACGGTGATTAACGATATTCTTGACTTTTCCAAACTGGAAGCCGGTGAAATGCAGCTAGAAAGCATCGATTTTGAGTTAGATAGCTGCATCGAGTCCGTGGTGGATGTCTTAGCCGCACAGGCTCATGAAAAAGGGCTGGAGTTGGCGATGTGGATTTCCAGCGATGTTCCTAAAATGTTAAAGGGAGACCCCAATCGCCTGCGTCAGATTCTCCTCAACTTGGTGGGGAATGCCGTTAAGTTTACGGATGTGGGTCAAGTCTTGGTAAAAGTGTCGGTGAGTCGGGAACGGGGAACACAGACAGACATCAGTGAAACTCAATTACCTATTACCCATTACCCATTCCCCAGTTATCTTCGATTTGAAGTCACCGATACAGGCATTGGTATTAGCGCTAAAGACCAAGAAAAACTATTCCAATCCTTTTCCCAAGTTGATGCCTCAACCACACGGCAATATGGCGGTACTGGATTGGGATTGGTCATTTGCAAGCAATTAGTAGAGTTGATGGGGGGTGAAATTGGCGTTGAGAGTGCATTAAATCAGGGTTCTAAGTTCTGGTTTACAGCATCGTTTGACTCTCCGACGGTGGGGGAGGCAGCAGCTTGTCCCCTGGTGTTGCATAAGCTCAAACTATTAGTTGTCTCGGCTCAGACAACGACGCGCCAAGCCTTGTGTGCTGCGCTTCACCGCAGTATTCGGTTGAATGACTCTGCTGTGCCAGCAGGATGGCTTAGCGATAGTTGGGAGATGCAAGTGGATGAAGCCGTAGACACTCTTACCACTTTGAATGCCTTGCGATTGAGTGTGGCTCAAGGAAATCCATATCATCTGGCAATTTTGGACTTGCAACTGCCCAAGCCTCAGGGGGCGATACTGGTACCGATGATTCGCTGTGATCCCACGCTGGCTCAGACGAAGCTGATTGTGATGACAACGAGCGATCGCTTGGATACGGTACAAGAGTTAGAGGGAATGGATATTTCTGGCTACCTGATTAAACCGGTTAGAGCTTCGCGGCTGTTGGATTGTTTGGTGAGTGCCTTCGCTCCTCAAGAACCGGAGAATCAAAGTCGAGTATCCTGTGAGCCAAAAGAGGCGACAGCCCAAAACCCGAAACCTGCCAAGTCTGCTTTGAAAATTTTGCTGGTAGAAGACCATGAGGTGAATCAAATGGTAACGTTGAACCAGTTGGCGATGCTGGGCTTTGAAGCCGACTGTGTGGGGAATGGCGAGGAAGCGATCGCTCAATTAACGCAACAGAACTATGACCTGGTCTTAATGGATTGTCAGATGCCCATCCTCGATGGCTATGATACAACACAAGAGATCCGACGCCGCGAAGGCTCAGAGCGCCATACCACGATCATTGCCCTGACGGCTCACGCCCTGCCCAATGATCGCCAGAAGTGTATCGATGCAGGTATGGATGATTATCTCAGTAAACCGATCGCCCAAGAAGCCTTAGGGGCGATGATCGAGCGATGGACAAAACATACGGTAAAGCCTACTGTGGCGGATACAAATTCTGAAATTACACACAATCCTCAACTATCAACACTGAGTTTAGATGAAATCCCCTTGGATTTGGAACGCCTCAAGGCGATTTCTCGGGGCAAAGTGACATTTCAACAGCAACTCGTCCAAGCTTTTATTAAGAATGCTCAACCCGGATTAGAACAGATACGCCTTGCTATTCCAGTGAAGGATTTTGAAATCATTATGCAGCAAGCTCACCGACTCAAGGGGGCGAGTGCGAATGTCGGCGTGCGTTTGATGCCAGAGGTAGCCGCTCAATTGGAGCAACAGGCGCGAAAGGAAAATTTGACAGGAGCAACAGAGAAACTTGAAGCTTTGGAAAGCCAGTTGGATCGGGTTAAGGCTTTTGTTGAAAAGGGGTGGATGGAGTCAGCCATGGGGTGA
- a CDS encoding aldo/keto reductase: METKQLSHTGVNISAIGLGGMPLSLSSRPPEAQGIEVIHRALDLGVTLIDTADSYCQDESDKHHNERLIHKALQSYGGDSSQVIVATKGGLMRPNGSWTRNGNPEHLRETIRISFEALGGSKPIDVWQYHAPDPDYTIEEALQPVKEAVEGGMIRFVGVSNFSVEQIQRAREVVDVVSVQNQYNPWHRQPETDGVLDYCEAENLTFFPWSPLGGSRRVSGLAGISAIAQLAKEKEVSVYQIVLAWLRAKSSCIVPIPGASKISSIEDSVAAVEVKLSQAEVTRIDQGV; this comes from the coding sequence ATGGAAACAAAACAGCTTAGTCACACGGGTGTTAACATCAGCGCAATTGGCTTGGGGGGTATGCCCCTATCGTTGAGTAGTAGACCTCCAGAAGCACAAGGGATTGAGGTGATTCATCGGGCACTGGATTTGGGCGTTACCCTGATCGATACGGCTGACTCTTACTGTCAGGATGAGTCTGACAAACACCACAATGAGCGACTGATCCACAAAGCCCTGCAAAGTTATGGGGGTGATAGCAGTCAAGTGATCGTGGCAACCAAGGGGGGCTTGATGCGACCTAATGGAAGTTGGACACGTAACGGCAACCCTGAGCACCTGCGGGAAACGATTCGGATTAGTTTTGAAGCACTGGGTGGGTCAAAGCCCATTGATGTTTGGCAATATCACGCACCTGACCCAGATTACACGATTGAGGAAGCTCTCCAACCGGTGAAAGAAGCGGTAGAGGGGGGTATGATTCGATTTGTGGGTGTTTCTAATTTCTCGGTTGAGCAAATCCAACGGGCGCGGGAGGTGGTGGATGTGGTTTCTGTGCAGAATCAGTACAACCCCTGGCATCGTCAGCCAGAAACTGATGGGGTTTTGGACTATTGCGAAGCGGAAAACTTGACTTTTTTCCCGTGGAGTCCATTAGGGGGTAGCCGTCGGGTGAGTGGTTTAGCAGGGATTTCTGCGATCGCTCAATTAGCCAAAGAAAAAGAAGTCTCTGTCTATCAGATTGTCCTAGCGTGGCTGCGAGCCAAATCATCCTGCATTGTACCCATCCCTGGAGCCAGTAAGATATCGAGTATCGAAGACTCGGTTGCTGCTGTTGAGGTTAAGTTATCTCAGGCAGAAGTCACACGCATCGACCAAGGAGTCTGA
- a CDS encoding ABC transporter permease, which produces MKRYLLVLNVFWSTAIAAELEYRLNFLIATISSLGNLIGSLFGLFLFYRTGYTFEGWSWEQALVILGIFTLLQGCSATFLVPNLNRIVEQVQQGTLDFVLLKPISSQFWLSTRTISPWGMPDLIFGGVLIAYAGRRLGLAIENYLFSVIPLICGIISLYSLWFMLGATSIWFVKIYNVTEVLRGLLEAGRYPMVAYPATYRFFFTFVVPVAFLTTVPAEVMLGRSQVAWVVGAGALALGLLLASRIFWRFALRFYTSASS; this is translated from the coding sequence ATGAAACGATACTTACTGGTATTAAATGTGTTCTGGAGTACTGCGATCGCGGCTGAACTGGAATATCGCCTAAACTTTTTGATTGCTACAATCAGCAGCTTAGGCAACCTGATCGGCAGCTTATTCGGACTCTTTTTATTTTACCGTACAGGTTATACCTTTGAGGGCTGGAGCTGGGAGCAAGCGCTCGTCATTTTGGGTATCTTTACCTTACTTCAGGGCTGTTCAGCGACCTTTCTCGTCCCCAACCTCAACCGTATTGTCGAGCAAGTCCAACAGGGAACACTGGATTTTGTCCTGCTTAAACCCATCAGCAGCCAGTTTTGGCTGTCAACCCGCACGATTTCCCCCTGGGGAATGCCGGATTTAATCTTCGGAGGCGTGCTGATTGCCTATGCGGGCAGACGCCTGGGTTTAGCGATCGAGAATTATCTGTTCAGTGTGATTCCCCTGATTTGTGGCATTATCAGCCTCTATAGCCTATGGTTTATGTTAGGAGCCACCAGTATATGGTTTGTCAAAATTTATAACGTCACAGAAGTACTGCGAGGTCTGCTGGAAGCCGGTCGTTACCCCATGGTTGCCTACCCGGCTACCTATCGATTCTTCTTTACGTTTGTGGTTCCCGTTGCCTTCCTAACAACAGTGCCAGCCGAAGTGATGCTAGGTCGAAGTCAGGTGGCTTGGGTGGTTGGTGCTGGGGCTTTGGCACTGGGGTTACTCTTGGCTTCTCGTATCTTTTGGCGGTTTGCCTTGCGTTTTTATACAAGTGCTTCTAGCTAA
- a CDS encoding response regulator, which translates to MKKILVIEDEVFIRENLIELLEIEGFDALGAENGFAGVQLAKEYQPDLILCDVMMPELDGYGVLNALREDTATATIPLH; encoded by the coding sequence ATGAAAAAGATTCTGGTGATTGAGGACGAAGTTTTTATTCGAGAAAATTTGATCGAACTCCTGGAAATTGAAGGATTCGATGCTTTAGGGGCTGAAAATGGTTTCGCAGGTGTGCAGCTAGCCAAAGAATATCAACCGGATTTGATTTTATGCGATGTCATGATGCCGGAACTTGATGGTTATGGTGTCTTAAATGCGCTGCGCGAAGATACGGCTACCGCAACGATTCCTTTACATTAA
- a CDS encoding DUF1517 domain-containing protein, translated as MNSWRDRLNKLGGRTRYMVCRLFIHLAGDEVAPLLGVLNRSAREAVDADGDLDVLGQGLVEICQSLLQYDIYWQSAANEGDVFWNEGEAGDYVNELFTDSAERYLSEPDYNQPLGPNDQLSLPATRNLVVMIAVACTGEVPELETNLASMEALKAGLKALINLHYQERLEAIQVHFSPAQFGDELTNDQLIVNFPELIPL; from the coding sequence ATGAATTCTTGGCGCGATCGCCTCAATAAACTTGGTGGTCGAACTCGATATATGGTGTGTCGTTTATTTATCCATTTAGCGGGTGACGAAGTGGCACCGCTATTGGGAGTTCTCAACCGCAGTGCACGGGAAGCTGTTGACGCAGATGGAGACCTTGACGTTTTAGGGCAAGGATTAGTAGAAATTTGCCAGAGCCTATTACAATACGACATTTATTGGCAATCAGCGGCGAATGAAGGCGATGTGTTCTGGAATGAGGGTGAAGCCGGAGACTATGTTAACGAGCTATTTACCGACTCAGCTGAGCGGTATCTGAGTGAACCTGACTACAATCAACCGCTTGGGCCGAATGACCAATTATCCTTGCCGGCTACGCGTAACTTGGTGGTGATGATTGCCGTTGCCTGTACCGGAGAAGTCCCTGAACTGGAAACGAATTTAGCCAGCATGGAGGCGCTGAAAGCGGGTCTGAAAGCCTTGATTAATCTCCACTATCAGGAAAGACTGGAAGCGATTCAGGTTCATTTTTCCCCAGCGCAGTTTGGAGACGAACTGACGAATGACCAACTCATCGTCAATTTTCCTGAACTGATTCCCTTGTAA